The proteins below come from a single Mycolicibacterium sp. TY81 genomic window:
- a CDS encoding nuclear transport factor 2 family protein: MNAENSDEVDRPGIEAVTRAWEEALANHDVEALLACYAPDATLESPVAAHILGGPGVCRGHTELRPFLTEVVARTPDERHYFRAGFFTDGHRATWEYPRETPDGQQMDFVEVMEIEDGLIQAHRVYWGWRGVEILASDGYYR; encoded by the coding sequence ATGAACGCTGAAAACTCTGACGAAGTCGATCGCCCGGGCATCGAAGCAGTGACACGTGCTTGGGAAGAAGCGTTGGCGAACCACGATGTCGAGGCACTGTTGGCGTGCTACGCACCGGACGCGACGCTGGAAAGCCCTGTCGCAGCGCACATCTTGGGCGGCCCGGGGGTCTGCCGGGGCCACACGGAGCTCCGGCCTTTCCTGACCGAGGTGGTGGCCCGTACTCCGGACGAGCGACACTACTTCCGCGCCGGCTTCTTCACCGACGGCCACCGTGCCACCTGGGAGTATCCCCGCGAGACGCCGGACGGTCAGCAGATGGATTTCGTCGAGGTCATGGAGATCGAGGACGGCTTGATCCAGGCCCACCGCGTCTACTGGGGTTGGCGCGGCGTCGAGATCCTGGCCAGTGATGGCTACTACCGATGA
- a CDS encoding LGFP repeat-containing protein, translating to MDTSTYRRTTIAGLAAVALAVAGCSNGTRIGVSAQEPQVALVVTSEVPAPPAEVKLIGERDVEVTLTGPIAAKYASASDKQKSALGKPLTGDHNAGTRDSGVVFQQFQGGAIVAKNSQPGTPAYIIWGKIREAWNVQRDADGVPAATGTNGSAGPLGVVTSDETPVGDQLVATFEHGKITYNTKTGQVEVTVNGKGVPSGL from the coding sequence ATGGACACGAGCACGTACCGCCGCACTACCATCGCCGGCCTGGCCGCCGTCGCACTGGCCGTTGCCGGCTGCAGCAATGGCACGAGGATCGGTGTGTCGGCTCAGGAACCGCAGGTCGCCTTGGTCGTGACGTCCGAAGTTCCGGCGCCGCCCGCCGAAGTGAAGCTCATCGGTGAGCGGGACGTCGAGGTCACGCTGACCGGCCCGATCGCGGCAAAGTACGCGTCGGCGAGCGACAAGCAGAAGTCGGCTCTCGGCAAGCCCCTGACCGGTGACCACAACGCCGGAACCCGCGACAGCGGCGTCGTCTTCCAGCAGTTCCAGGGCGGCGCCATCGTGGCCAAGAACAGCCAGCCGGGCACGCCCGCGTACATCATCTGGGGCAAGATCCGGGAGGCCTGGAATGTCCAGCGCGATGCGGACGGCGTGCCCGCGGCCACCGGCACCAACGGCTCGGCCGGCCCCCTGGGCGTCGTCACCAGTGACGAGACGCCTGTCGGCGATCAACTCGTCGCGACGTTCGAGCACGGCAAGATCACGTACAACACGAAGACCGGTCAGGTCGAGGTGACGGTCAACGGCAAGGGCGTCCCGTCAGGGCTGTAG
- a CDS encoding S9 family peptidase encodes MHFISEHHLDGGGVERTFSLNDIPGILWTPEASPAPLILLGHPGGLHQMYPQLANRARDALAHGFAAATIELPGSGDRPRLADLERARADLHRALGAGEPVDDIVDRLVIPLVDTAVPEWQSVLDALLALPEISGPVGFSGGVLAIGIRLAVVEPRIVAAGLFAGSFVPRAMFDEARRITIPLHVLLQWDDESNDRQMALDVFDAFGSREKTLQANMGGHTGVPSFAGEDAARFFARHLTPGGARC; translated from the coding sequence ATGCACTTCATTTCCGAACATCATCTTGACGGCGGCGGCGTCGAGCGCACCTTCAGTCTCAACGACATCCCGGGCATCCTATGGACGCCCGAAGCTTCACCCGCACCCTTGATCCTGCTGGGTCATCCCGGCGGTCTGCATCAGATGTATCCGCAACTCGCGAACCGCGCCCGCGACGCGTTGGCGCACGGTTTCGCCGCTGCCACCATCGAGCTGCCGGGAAGCGGTGATCGCCCCCGCCTGGCGGATCTCGAGCGGGCCCGCGCCGATCTGCACCGGGCGCTGGGCGCGGGCGAGCCGGTCGACGACATCGTCGACCGGCTCGTCATCCCGTTGGTCGATACCGCCGTCCCGGAATGGCAGTCCGTGCTCGATGCTCTCCTCGCGCTGCCCGAGATCAGCGGTCCGGTCGGCTTCTCCGGCGGGGTGCTGGCCATCGGTATCCGGTTGGCCGTGGTCGAGCCGCGCATCGTTGCCGCGGGTTTGTTCGCCGGCAGTTTCGTACCCCGCGCCATGTTCGACGAGGCCCGTCGAATCACGATTCCCCTGCACGTCCTGCTGCAGTGGGACGACGAATCGAATGACCGCCAGATGGCGCTCGACGTGTTCGACGCTTTCGGCTCACGAGAGAAGACGTTGCAGGCCAACATGGGTGGGCACACGGGCGTCCCCTCGTTCGCCGGGGAGGACGCGGCGCGTTTCTTCGCTCGACACCTCACACCGGGCGGCGCGCGGTGCTGA
- a CDS encoding serine hydrolase domain-containing protein — protein sequence MAGLTEGSVDPAFAAVRDIFEASFADGQNWGAGVSVVIDGRPVVDLWGGIADPRTGRRWQRDTACVTFSCTKAVTATAALMVAELYGVDLEAPVVTWWPEYGAADKSHTTGEQLLSHAAGLPAVERPVSIEEAADPELMAGLLAAQQPLWEPGSKHGYHALTFGWLAGEIVRRHAKRTVGEFVRSHISGDLMIGTSSAALDGIARTGFPDASEQQWATDTAAIPATTVARLVEAYRDPQSLFTRATANPPARYNHPGVLAAGWPASGLITTARALADFYARLSAGELLPPENLADAIRLRHSGSDAVMVLDSSYGLGYMRPSQLFSFPDNAGPGAFGHPGAGGAFAFGDVDNQLAFAFVPNLRRDALAGDRRANDLVEATYAAL from the coding sequence ATGGCAGGTTTGACGGAGGGGAGCGTCGATCCGGCGTTCGCCGCTGTGCGAGATATCTTCGAAGCGAGCTTCGCCGACGGACAGAACTGGGGCGCGGGCGTTTCTGTCGTGATCGATGGCAGGCCCGTTGTCGACCTGTGGGGCGGCATCGCTGACCCGCGCACGGGACGGCGCTGGCAGCGCGACACGGCTTGCGTCACCTTCTCGTGTACCAAGGCGGTGACCGCGACGGCCGCGCTGATGGTGGCGGAGCTCTACGGTGTCGACCTCGAAGCACCTGTGGTGACGTGGTGGCCCGAGTACGGCGCGGCGGACAAGAGCCACACCACGGGGGAACAGCTGCTCTCGCACGCCGCCGGTCTACCCGCTGTGGAGCGCCCCGTTTCGATCGAGGAAGCTGCCGATCCGGAACTGATGGCCGGTCTGCTCGCCGCTCAACAGCCCCTGTGGGAACCGGGATCGAAGCACGGCTATCACGCGTTGACGTTCGGTTGGCTCGCCGGCGAGATCGTCCGACGGCACGCCAAGAGGACGGTGGGTGAGTTCGTGCGATCGCACATCAGTGGAGATCTCATGATCGGCACCAGTAGCGCCGCCCTCGATGGCATCGCCCGGACCGGCTTTCCCGACGCGAGCGAACAGCAATGGGCAACGGACACCGCCGCAATCCCCGCCACCACGGTCGCACGCCTCGTCGAGGCATACCGCGATCCGCAATCCTTGTTCACCCGCGCGACCGCCAATCCACCTGCGCGCTACAACCATCCCGGTGTTCTGGCGGCCGGCTGGCCGGCGAGCGGACTGATAACCACTGCGCGTGCACTAGCGGATTTCTATGCGCGTCTGAGCGCCGGGGAGCTGTTGCCTCCGGAGAATCTGGCTGACGCAATCCGTTTGCGGCACAGCGGTTCTGATGCCGTCATGGTTCTCGATTCCAGCTACGGCCTGGGGTACATGCGGCCGTCGCAGTTGTTCTCGTTCCCCGATAACGCCGGACCCGGAGCGTTCGGGCATCCTGGCGCCGGCGGCGCGTTCGCGTTCGGTGACGTCGACAATCAACTGGCGTTCGCGTTCGTGCCCAACCTCCGTCGCGACGCGCTCGCCGGGGATCGTCGTGCAAACGATCTCGTCGAAGCGACCTACGCCGCACTGTAA
- a CDS encoding MarR family winged helix-turn-helix transcriptional regulator encodes MSSASSAQQRGGVAFLLAQLGHHAAQLFAERLEAVKLTPPHAGILRMIATQPGLSQQELSTLLGLLPSRVVVYLDELESRGEVERRRNPTDRRLYALYLTKSGEKLMWTLSEIAREHEQDLTTGLSSQQRKTLGELLAAVADQQGLTPAVHPGFRQLGRRRDATPG; translated from the coding sequence ATGTCATCAGCTTCCAGCGCCCAGCAGCGGGGCGGTGTCGCATTCCTGCTTGCCCAGCTCGGCCACCACGCCGCTCAGTTGTTCGCCGAACGTCTCGAGGCCGTGAAGCTGACTCCCCCGCATGCCGGCATCCTGCGGATGATCGCCACTCAGCCGGGCCTCAGTCAGCAGGAACTGAGCACTCTGCTGGGTTTGTTGCCCAGCCGAGTGGTCGTATACCTCGACGAGCTCGAGTCCCGGGGCGAGGTCGAACGCCGGCGCAACCCGACCGACCGGCGTCTGTACGCGTTGTATCTGACCAAATCGGGTGAGAAGTTGATGTGGACGCTCTCGGAGATCGCTCGTGAGCACGAACAAGACCTGACCACCGGCCTGTCCAGTCAACAACGCAAGACGCTGGGCGAACTGCTCGCCGCCGTCGCCGACCAGCAAGGTCTGACGCCGGCCGTGCACCCGGGCTTCCGGCAACTCGGCCGGCGGCGGGATGCGACTCCTGGCTGA
- a CDS encoding TIGR03560 family F420-dependent LLM class oxidoreductase, translated as MRLSVSVTNFSWPDGPTAIRANLASVAEILDGTDVHTLWVADHLLQADPAGRLDEPMLEAYTTLGFLAASTAELRLGTLVTATTFRDPAVLIKAVTTLDILSGGRAWLGLGAGYNADEARALGLFLPPTGERFDRMGELLALARRMWDGDESPYVGRYYRAEHPIGRPLPIRRPPVLIGGTGERRTLRMVAEYADACNLFDIPNGEMVIRRQLDTLKRHCAEIGRPPEEIERTLTTALTPGETADDLAERCRNLAGLGIEHIVVIARGRPWTPTELDVVVRAAGQLARVSASARAHR; from the coding sequence ATGAGACTCAGCGTCAGCGTCACCAACTTCTCGTGGCCGGACGGGCCGACCGCGATCCGCGCAAACCTGGCCTCGGTTGCCGAAATCCTCGATGGCACAGATGTTCACACGCTCTGGGTGGCCGATCATCTGCTGCAGGCCGACCCGGCCGGCCGACTGGATGAACCGATGCTGGAGGCGTACACCACCCTCGGCTTCCTGGCGGCCTCGACCGCGGAGCTACGGCTCGGAACACTGGTCACCGCAACAACATTTCGCGACCCGGCGGTGTTGATCAAAGCCGTCACCACCTTGGACATACTGTCCGGCGGGCGAGCCTGGTTGGGGCTGGGCGCCGGCTACAACGCCGACGAGGCACGAGCGCTCGGGCTGTTCCTGCCACCGACCGGCGAACGATTCGACCGCATGGGCGAGCTCCTCGCGCTGGCCCGCCGCATGTGGGACGGCGACGAATCCCCTTATGTGGGGCGCTATTACCGTGCTGAGCACCCCATCGGCCGGCCGCTGCCGATCAGGCGGCCGCCCGTGTTGATCGGCGGCACCGGCGAGCGCCGCACCTTGCGCATGGTCGCCGAGTACGCGGACGCCTGCAACCTCTTCGATATTCCCAACGGGGAGATGGTGATTCGCCGTCAACTCGACACGCTCAAGCGGCACTGCGCCGAGATCGGCCGGCCGCCTGAGGAGATCGAACGCACGCTCACAACGGCTTTGACTCCCGGCGAGACGGCCGACGACCTGGCCGAACGTTGCCGGAATCTGGCGGGGCTGGGAATTGAGCACATTGTCGTGATCGCCCGCGGCCGGCCGTGGACACCCACCGAGCTCGACGTCGTGGTCAGGGCTGCGGGTCAGCTGGCGAGAGTCTCGGCATCAGCCCGGGCGCACCGGTGA
- a CDS encoding cytochrome P450: MKTRAHWLMGYGLPRATLKLLSRRGDPFARLLLDDGQHDRAYDLIEQIRQQGRMSPIFGGNALVTADLQITREILRDNRFRTAKPTDRSPFRTVQRLFEKTNPGVINPVVPPSLLMVDAPDHARLRRLVSRAFTPKAIDGLRHRIHDVAERLLNELDDGGSECDLAVAYASRIPIEIIADMLGIPRAEAPYLYEMGESTSKLITTTAPSWRNFQTAVAALRELETYLATHIEHLRGASAGDSILSAVVQDTELSDFEVRTFAGLLLGAGFLTTAHQFGNAVVALINHPDQLERLRAHPEGWPNAVEEMLRYDSVSQIGVRVATEEVQVGGYPVPKGTAVFLLLAGANRDPAVFERPDQFDAARDNARDHVSFGTGSHVCLGAPLARMELQIGLQTLFERFPRLALAGTPATDDSTLLRGISYLPVSLGPSPVRPG, encoded by the coding sequence ATGAAGACCCGGGCACACTGGCTGATGGGGTACGGGCTCCCCCGCGCGACACTGAAGCTGCTTTCACGCCGCGGAGACCCATTTGCCCGATTGCTGCTCGACGACGGTCAGCATGATCGCGCGTATGACCTGATCGAGCAGATTCGCCAACAGGGCCGCATGTCGCCAATATTCGGCGGCAACGCACTGGTCACCGCAGATCTCCAGATCACCCGAGAAATCCTGCGTGACAACAGGTTCCGAACCGCAAAGCCAACCGATCGATCGCCGTTCCGCACTGTCCAGCGGCTCTTCGAGAAGACCAATCCCGGCGTGATCAATCCAGTGGTGCCGCCGTCACTTCTGATGGTCGACGCACCCGACCATGCCCGGCTGCGACGCCTGGTATCCCGGGCATTCACCCCGAAAGCCATCGACGGGCTTCGGCACCGCATCCACGACGTCGCCGAAAGGCTGCTGAACGAGCTGGACGACGGCGGCAGCGAATGCGATCTGGCGGTAGCCTATGCGTCCCGGATCCCCATCGAAATCATCGCGGACATGCTGGGCATTCCCCGCGCGGAGGCGCCCTACCTCTACGAGATGGGTGAGTCGACCTCCAAGCTGATCACGACCACAGCACCGTCGTGGCGTAACTTCCAGACCGCCGTCGCAGCGCTCCGCGAGCTCGAGACCTACCTTGCCACCCACATCGAGCACCTCCGCGGCGCAAGCGCCGGCGACAGCATCTTGTCCGCCGTCGTCCAGGACACCGAACTCTCCGACTTCGAGGTCAGGACGTTCGCGGGCCTTCTTCTCGGCGCCGGATTCCTCACTACGGCACATCAATTCGGCAACGCCGTGGTGGCGCTGATCAATCATCCCGACCAGTTGGAGCGACTCCGAGCCCATCCGGAGGGCTGGCCCAACGCCGTCGAGGAGATGCTGCGCTACGACTCCGTCTCCCAGATCGGAGTCAGAGTGGCGACTGAGGAAGTTCAGGTCGGCGGATACCCGGTGCCCAAGGGGACCGCCGTCTTCCTGCTCCTCGCCGGCGCCAACCGCGATCCAGCCGTGTTCGAACGCCCGGACCAATTCGACGCCGCACGCGACAACGCCCGCGATCACGTCAGCTTCGGCACCGGCAGTCACGTGTGCCTCGGCGCTCCCCTGGCACGCATGGAACTGCAGATCGGCCTGCAGACGCTGTTCGAGCGCTTCCCGCGTCTGGCTCTCGCTGGTACGCCGGCCACGGACGACAGCACTCTGCTGCGAGGGATCAGCTATTTGCCTGTCTCTCTGGGACCTTCACCGGTGCGCCCGGGCTGA